The nucleotide sequence TCGACGCTCTCCATATTCGCCGTGACGACCGTCTCGCCCGCAAAGCGCATCGCGGACATCGCGCCGACCTCGTCCATCCACTTGACGACGTTGCCGCCGTGGGCAGTGTCGTTGTTGTTAGTGTCGTTGGGCTGGACGAGCACGCGGTTCTCGATGTACGTCTCTTCGAGCGAAATCATTACCTGACGTTCCGCGAGGCCCGTAATTGATCTGTCGTCTCGAAATGGCCGCCGCTGCCGACTGCCGACTGCTGACTGGATGCCGATCGTCACGCCGGGACGCTTACGGTTCTCGACCGCCCTTGTTCACTCGTGGACGAAGACGGACTCGTCATCGGACTCACCGCGGTACTCGCCGGGACGACGGTGCTGTTCGTCGTCCTCGGATTCGCGTACCAGCCGCTGCTGTTGCTGTTCGCGACGATATTCGGGGCGGCGACGTACTCCCTGTGGTACCACGCGAGCGGACGGCTCGGCGAGCGGGTGGAGCGGACGGCCGCGAGCACCCGACGCGGTCGTCGACAGCGCGCCAACGCGGCGGGGCGCGGTCCGCGGGAGTTCCAAGGCTTCGGTCCCGGGCGACGTGCGTCGGCCGAGGGTCGGCGTCGACAGCGAGGCCGGACGGCCGGCGGCCAAGGACGCGCCGACCGATCGCGACGAGAACCGAACGAACCGACGCTCGCGGAGGCGTACCGGACGCTCGGCGTGGACGCCGACGCCGACGACGCGGCGGTGAAAGCGGCCTACCGCGAACGAGTGAAGACGACGCACCCCGACACTGACGATGGCGACGAAGAGCAGTTCAAGCGCGTGAACCGCGCGTACGAACGGATCCGAGAGTGACATCCTCCCGGATCTGAACACGATGCCTCCGCGACCCGAACCGTCGCCGCGGCGTCTCTACGAGTACTGTGACACGGTTACACACACCACGAAAAGGGTTTTAGCGGGTCGTTCCCTACCCGCGGCTATGAGCGCTGATCGGGCCGTTCTGGAATCGGCCCTCGAGCGCGGCGAGGAGGAGGGCGGCAACGTCGAGTTCAAAGAGCGGCTCTCGCGAGAGCTCCACCTCGCCGACGGCCGCTTGGAGAGTCTGGCGGCGCAACTGCGCCACCGCGTGCTCTCCGGCGACGGAACGGCGACCTACGTCGTCGGCGTCACCGACGACGGCGGGATCGCCGGCATCGAGCCCGACGAGTTCTCCGAGTCGATGGACGTCCTCTCAATTCTCGCAGAGGAGGCTGGCGCACACATCGAAGACGCCGAGACGTGGGGCGTCGGCGACGGCGGCGACCGCGGACTCGTCGGCGTGGCGACCGTCCAAGAGGGTGCGATGCTCGACGTCGACGAGGACCACATCGTCGTCGGGACCGCCGGTCACGTCGATCACGGGAAATCGACGCTCGTCGGCTCGCTCGTCACCGGCACCGCCGACGACGGGCAGGGCCAGACGCGCGGTTTCCTCGACGTCCAGCCCCACGAGGTCGAACGCGGGCTCTCAGCGGACCTCTCCTACGCGGTCTACGGATTCACCGAGGAGGGACCGGTCCACATGGACAACCCGCACCGCAAATCCGACCGCGCGCGCGTCGTCGAGGAGTCCGAGCGGCTGGTCTCGTTCGTCGACACGGTCGGTCACGAGCCGTGGCTGCGGACGACGATCCGCGGGCTCGTGGGGCAGCGCCTCGATTACGGCCTGCTCGTCGTCGCCGCCGACGACGGGCCGACGAAGACGACGCGAGAGCACCTCGGCATCCTGCTCGCGATGGAGTTGCCGACGCTCGTCGCGATCACGAAGGCCGACGCGGTCGAGGCGGATCGGCTCGCCGCCGTCGAGCGCGAGGTCGAGCGGCTGCTCCGGGACGTCGGGCGGACGCCGCTGCGGGTCGATCGCCACGGCGTCGACGCCGCCGTCGAGGAGATAAGCGATTCCGTCGTCCCGGTGCTCACGACTAGCGCGGTCACGATGGACGGCCTCGGCGACCTCGATTCGATGTTCGAACGGCTTCCGAAGACGACGCGAGAGTCCGGCGCGGACTTCCGGATGTACATCGATCGGAGCTACTCGGTGACGGGCGTCGGCGCGGTCGCCTCCGGCACCGTCAACGCCGGAAGCGTCGAGGCGGGCGACGAACTCCTGTTGGGGCCGATGCCCGACGGGGACTTCCGCGAGGTCGAGGTCCGCTCGATCGAGATGCACCACCACCGGGTCGATCGGGCGAAGGCGGGGCGGATCGTCGGCATCGCGCTGAAGGGCGTCAGCGAGGCGGAGATCGAGCGCGGGATGGCGCTGCTCTCTCCGGCGGCCGACCCCGACGCGGTCCGCTCCTTCGAGGCGGAAGTAATGGTGTTGAATCACCCGACGCGGATCCGCGAGGGGTACGAGCCCGTCGTCCACCTCGAAACGGTGAGCGAGGCGGTCGTGTTCAAGCCCGAGGGCGGTCAGTTGCTCCCCGGTGACACCGGGACTGCGGAGGTCGAGTTCAAGTTCCGGCCGTACTTCGTCGAGGAGGGCCAGCGGTTCGTCTTCCGCGAGGGGCAGTCGAAGGGTGTCGGCACCGTCGTCGACGTCGGCGACGAGATACACTGATTGGAACGACGCCGCGACGTTGAAGTCCGCTCGGGTCCGACGGTCCGGTAATGGTATCTACGGCCGCGTTCGCGCTCGTCGCTCTTTTGGGGGGCGTACAGCTTCTCGAGACGGTCCTCGACCGGCTGAACCTCCGGTACGGCGCTCGCGCCGTCCGCGAGGCCGACGAGTGGGTCCGCTCTGCGCTCGACGTCGACGACCCCGAGGAGATGCTGGCGTATCAGCGCTCGAAAACGGTTCTCTCCAACCTACAGTCGTGGCTCGGCGTCCTCGTCGTGCTGGCGGTCGTGGTGTCCGGTCTCTACGGCGACATCGCGACTGCGCTGTCCGAGACCGGACTGCCGAGCGTCGCACAGGGCGTCTTGCTCCTCGCCGCTGCCGTGGTGGCAGGCCGACTGTTCTCCGTTCCCTTCGACCTCTACGAGACGTTCGTCATCGAGGAGCGCTTCGGGTTCAACAACCAGACGCCGCTCCTGTGGCTGCGGGACCTCCTCGTCGGAACGGTCGTCGCGCTCGTCATCGGCGGTGTCGTCGCCGGCGCTGTGCTCCTCGCCGTCGAGTCGCTTCCCGCGCTCTGGCCGGTCGTCGGC is from Halobellus sp. LT62 and encodes:
- a CDS encoding DnaJ domain-containing protein, whose protein sequence is MDEDGLVIGLTAVLAGTTVLFVVLGFAYQPLLLLFATIFGAATYSLWYHASGRLGERVERTAASTRRGRRQRANAAGRGPREFQGFGPGRRASAEGRRRQRGRTAGGQGRADRSRREPNEPTLAEAYRTLGVDADADDAAVKAAYRERVKTTHPDTDDGDEEQFKRVNRAYERIRE
- a CDS encoding GTPBP1 family GTP-binding protein; this translates as MSADRAVLESALERGEEEGGNVEFKERLSRELHLADGRLESLAAQLRHRVLSGDGTATYVVGVTDDGGIAGIEPDEFSESMDVLSILAEEAGAHIEDAETWGVGDGGDRGLVGVATVQEGAMLDVDEDHIVVGTAGHVDHGKSTLVGSLVTGTADDGQGQTRGFLDVQPHEVERGLSADLSYAVYGFTEEGPVHMDNPHRKSDRARVVEESERLVSFVDTVGHEPWLRTTIRGLVGQRLDYGLLVVAADDGPTKTTREHLGILLAMELPTLVAITKADAVEADRLAAVEREVERLLRDVGRTPLRVDRHGVDAAVEEISDSVVPVLTTSAVTMDGLGDLDSMFERLPKTTRESGADFRMYIDRSYSVTGVGAVASGTVNAGSVEAGDELLLGPMPDGDFREVEVRSIEMHHHRVDRAKAGRIVGIALKGVSEAEIERGMALLSPAADPDAVRSFEAEVMVLNHPTRIREGYEPVVHLETVSEAVVFKPEGGQLLPGDTGTAEVEFKFRPYFVEEGQRFVFREGQSKGVGTVVDVGDEIH